In a single window of the Pantoea alfalfae genome:
- a CDS encoding putative urea ABC transporter substrate-binding protein: protein MKKSPLVTLILSLTLLVSAPSFAAVKKEFNICWTIYAGWMPWGTISNEKIIDKWASKYGIKIHITQLNDYIESINQYTAGQFDGCTMTNMDALTIPAAGGVDSTALITGSYSDGNDGVVLKGENKKLSDLKGMSVYLPALSVSHYLLVRGLEKAGLQEKDVKVVNTSDADIVSAFGTSHVKAAVAWNPQLSVIKKTPQTTEVFSSSAVPGELIDMMVVNTDTLKDNPALGKALTGAWFEMMVKMQAGDTQALSAMAADSGTDLAGYKAQLKTTHLFWTPAETQTFVSSPDLAKTMQRVAAFSFDKGLLGEGAQSADFIGMSFPGNVTVGDTANIKLRFDDSYLKLAAAGKL from the coding sequence ATGAAGAAATCTCCCCTCGTGACGCTAATTCTGTCTCTGACGCTGCTGGTCAGCGCGCCGTCTTTCGCCGCCGTCAAAAAAGAGTTCAACATCTGCTGGACCATTTACGCGGGCTGGATGCCCTGGGGCACCATCAGCAATGAGAAGATCATTGATAAATGGGCCAGCAAATATGGCATCAAAATTCATATCACTCAGCTCAATGACTACATCGAGTCGATCAACCAGTACACCGCAGGACAGTTCGACGGCTGCACTATGACCAATATGGATGCCCTGACGATTCCTGCGGCAGGTGGTGTTGACTCCACGGCGCTGATAACGGGTAGCTATTCTGATGGTAACGACGGCGTAGTCCTGAAAGGTGAAAATAAAAAGCTCAGCGATCTGAAAGGGATGTCGGTCTATCTGCCTGCGCTGTCGGTGTCGCACTATCTTCTGGTCCGCGGGCTGGAGAAAGCCGGGCTGCAGGAAAAAGACGTTAAAGTCGTAAATACCTCCGATGCCGATATTGTCTCAGCGTTCGGCACCAGCCACGTAAAAGCGGCTGTGGCCTGGAACCCGCAGCTTTCGGTCATCAAAAAGACCCCGCAGACGACAGAAGTGTTCAGCTCATCGGCCGTGCCGGGTGAGCTGATTGACATGATGGTGGTGAATACCGACACCCTGAAAGATAACCCCGCACTTGGCAAGGCGCTGACCGGTGCCTGGTTTGAAATGATGGTGAAGATGCAAGCCGGAGACACCCAGGCGCTGAGCGCAATGGCGGCCGATTCCGGTACGGACCTCGCTGGTTACAAAGCGCAGCTGAAAACGACCCACCTGTTCTGGACTCCTGCCGAAACCCAGACCTTTGTCTCTTCCCCCGATCTGGCAAAAACCATGCAGCGTGTCGCTGCGTTTTCCTTTGATAAAGGGTTGCTGGGCGAGGGCGCGCAAAGCGCTGACTTCATTGGTATGAGCTTCCCTGGCAACGTCACCGTCGGTGATACCGCAAACATCAAACTGCGCTTTGACGACAGCTATCTGAAGCTGGCCGCTGCGGGCAAGCTGTAA
- a CDS encoding ABC transporter permease: MRHINRYPRQGMRLTLMLLPFVLLIAAWFISSAVRLEANPHDKLLPGLSQMIAAIDRMAFTPDKRSGEYLLWADTWISLTRLLTGLALSSVIGLCIGIAAGVFPMTRAALSPFMTVVSMIPPLALLPMLFIVFGLDELSKVMLIVIGITPMLARDLEHRAREIPAELFIKAQTLGANSWTVVLRVVLPQLLSRLITSLRLLLGSAWLFLISAEAISATAGLGYRIFLVRRYMAMDVIIPYVIWITLLAWLMDLALRQLHKTFFPWAEGGRE, translated from the coding sequence ATGCGCCACATCAACCGCTATCCCCGGCAGGGAATGCGCCTGACGCTGATGCTGTTACCGTTTGTGTTGCTTATCGCCGCGTGGTTTATCAGTTCGGCAGTGCGTCTGGAAGCCAATCCCCACGACAAACTGCTGCCCGGCCTGTCGCAGATGATCGCGGCCATCGACCGGATGGCGTTCACGCCGGACAAGCGCAGCGGGGAGTATCTGCTGTGGGCGGATACGTGGATTAGCTTAACTCGTCTGCTGACTGGCCTGGCGCTCTCTTCGGTAATTGGCTTGTGCATCGGCATTGCTGCGGGCGTCTTTCCGATGACCCGCGCGGCGCTGTCACCCTTCATGACCGTGGTGTCGATGATCCCGCCGCTGGCGCTGCTGCCAATGCTGTTTATCGTCTTCGGGCTGGATGAGCTGTCAAAAGTGATGCTGATCGTCATCGGCATCACACCGATGCTGGCACGCGATTTGGAACATCGGGCGCGGGAAATCCCCGCAGAGCTGTTTATCAAAGCACAAACCCTGGGGGCGAACAGCTGGACGGTGGTGCTGCGGGTCGTGCTGCCGCAGCTGTTATCCCGGCTGATTACGTCGCTGCGTCTGCTGCTGGGATCGGCATGGCTCTTTCTGATCTCCGCCGAAGCCATTTCCGCGACTGCCGGGCTGGGTTATCGCATCTTCCTCGTCCGCCGCTATATGGCGATGGATGTGATCATTCCTTATGTCATCTGGATCACGCTGCTGGCGTGGCTGATGGACCTCGCGCTGCGTCAGCTGCACAAAACCTTTTTCCCCTGGGCGGAAGGAGGCCGGGAATGA
- a CDS encoding ABC transporter ATP-binding protein: protein MSFIDIKNIWQEYGDHVVLERINLQVKEGEFCSLVGASGCGKSTFLRLLLGHEKPTRGTITLDGEQLPGEPDRSRGVVFQRYSVFPHLNVLDNVTIGLELPASPFIGRLSGARKRQAREQAKQMLEKVGLGHSLDKYPAQLSGGMQQRLAIAQAFVMQPRVLLLDEPFGALDPGIRKDMHALLLQLWSETRMTVFMVTHDLAEGFNLGTRLLVFDKVRIDPQAPNAWGARITYDIPLNETRLSQLTTGSRNNIYPLKETAQ from the coding sequence ATGAGTTTTATCGATATCAAAAATATCTGGCAGGAGTATGGCGACCACGTGGTGCTGGAGCGCATCAATCTGCAGGTGAAAGAGGGCGAGTTCTGCTCGCTGGTGGGTGCGTCCGGCTGCGGTAAGTCGACGTTTTTACGCCTGCTGCTCGGTCATGAGAAGCCAACGCGGGGAACGATCACGCTGGATGGCGAGCAGCTGCCCGGAGAGCCGGATCGCAGCCGTGGCGTGGTGTTTCAACGCTACTCGGTTTTCCCTCATCTCAACGTGCTGGATAACGTCACCATTGGCCTCGAACTTCCGGCGTCACCCTTTATCGGGCGGCTGTCTGGCGCCCGGAAACGCCAGGCCCGTGAGCAGGCAAAACAGATGCTGGAGAAAGTCGGGCTGGGCCATTCGCTGGATAAATATCCGGCGCAGCTTTCCGGCGGAATGCAGCAGCGGCTGGCCATTGCGCAGGCGTTTGTGATGCAACCACGCGTGCTGCTGCTGGATGAGCCGTTTGGCGCGCTGGATCCCGGCATCCGCAAAGATATGCATGCGCTGCTGCTCCAGCTGTGGAGCGAAACCCGGATGACGGTGTTTATGGTCACGCATGACCTTGCCGAAGGCTTCAATCTGGGAACCCGGCTGCTGGTGTTTGACAAAGTGCGCATCGACCCGCAGGCCCCCAATGCGTGGGGTGCGCGTATCACTTACGACATCCCGCTTAATGAAACGCGGCTGTCGCAGCTGACGACCGGCAGCAGAAACAACATTTACCCTTTAAAGGAGACCGCTCAATGA
- a CDS encoding urea amidolyase associated protein UAAP1, protein MTDLFHSAPSVREEPLPGGAHTSLILRKGQILRLTDIEGGANVSMMMLNPHEKSERLNLPDTLKGQHTARLTTGYCFYSDMGRVMAGIVADSCGWHDPFGGVLNAAETQEKYGAGRYQELRNGFYRNGVDNLLVEMGKWDLGLEDLLMVVNFFSKVTVDDQGRFGFSTGNSQAGDFVELYAPMDVLMVLTALPHPQDPATDYLPRPVQLSWYQADDMQVVSDAIANRGENQRALQNTQLFAL, encoded by the coding sequence ATGACAGATCTTTTTCATTCAGCCCCGAGCGTGCGCGAAGAGCCGCTGCCCGGTGGCGCGCATACCTCGCTGATTCTGCGTAAAGGGCAGATCCTGCGCCTGACCGACATTGAGGGCGGTGCGAACGTCAGCATGATGATGCTCAATCCGCACGAGAAAAGTGAACGGCTGAATCTGCCGGACACCCTGAAAGGCCAGCACACCGCCCGACTGACGACCGGCTACTGCTTCTACTCCGATATGGGGCGCGTGATGGCCGGGATCGTTGCGGATAGCTGCGGCTGGCACGATCCGTTCGGCGGCGTACTCAACGCGGCGGAAACACAGGAAAAATACGGTGCCGGGCGCTATCAGGAGCTGCGCAACGGTTTCTATCGCAACGGCGTAGATAATCTGCTGGTTGAGATGGGCAAATGGGATCTGGGTCTGGAAGATCTGCTGATGGTCGTTAACTTTTTCAGCAAGGTCACGGTTGATGACCAGGGCCGCTTCGGGTTCAGCACAGGCAATAGCCAGGCGGGTGATTTCGTTGAGCTTTACGCGCCCATGGACGTGCTGATGGTGCTGACCGCGCTGCCACATCCGCAGGATCCCGCCACTGACTATCTCCCGCGTCCGGTCCAGTTGAGCTGGTATCAGGCTGACGATATGCAGGTTGTAAGCGATGCGATTGCGAATCGCGGTGAAAACCAGCGTGCGCTTCAGAACACCCAACTTTTTGCCCTGTGA
- a CDS encoding urea amidolyase associated protein UAAP2, with protein sequence MTLINSDRRPEDAVYRHVIPAGEPWLFEVKKGQTLRLLDLEGNQAIDTLFYNSDNPRERYDPQRTLRRQGNVYLTTGSVLYSNLGNPLLTIVADTCGRHDTLGGACSQESNTVRYAQDKRYMHSCRDNFLCACLHDGRLHKRDIGANINFFMNVPVTPEGGLTFEDGLSAPGKYVDLVAECNVMVLISNCPQLNNPCNGWNPTPAEVLVWN encoded by the coding sequence ATGACCCTTATTAACTCTGATCGTCGTCCTGAAGATGCTGTCTATCGCCACGTAATCCCGGCAGGCGAGCCGTGGCTGTTCGAAGTCAAAAAAGGACAGACGCTGCGCCTGCTCGACCTCGAAGGGAATCAGGCAATTGATACCCTGTTTTACAACAGCGATAACCCGCGGGAACGCTACGATCCTCAGCGTACGCTGCGTCGTCAGGGAAACGTCTATCTGACCACCGGCAGCGTGCTCTATTCGAATCTCGGCAATCCGCTGCTGACGATCGTCGCCGACACCTGCGGTCGTCACGATACCCTGGGCGGAGCCTGCTCGCAGGAGAGCAACACCGTGCGTTATGCCCAGGATAAGCGCTACATGCACAGCTGCAGGGATAACTTTCTCTGCGCCTGCCTGCATGATGGCCGTCTTCACAAGCGGGATATCGGCGCCAACATTAACTTTTTCATGAATGTTCCGGTCACGCCTGAAGGCGGTCTGACCTTTGAAGACGGCTTATCTGCGCCTGGCAAATATGTCGACCTGGTGGCTGAATGCAACGTAATGGTGCTGATCTCCAACTGTCCGCAGCTGAATAACCCCTGTAATGGCTGGAATCCGACACCCGCCGAAGTGCTGGTGTGGAACTGA
- the uca gene encoding urea carboxylase, whose product MFDTLLIANRGAIACRILRTLRAMQVKGVAVYSEADLSSLHIREADDALSLGEGPAAQTYLVTEKIIAAALQSGAKAIHPGYGFLSENAAFAEACEAAGLIFVGPTPQQLRTFGLKHTARALAKAEEVPLLEGSELLADVSEACRAAERVGYPVMLKSTAGGGGIGMRVCGDANELSDAFETVQRLGQNNFSDAGVFLEKYIERARHLEVQIFGDGKGEVIALGVRDCSIQRRNQKVIEETPAPNLPAGMAEALCAAAIALGKAVNYRSAGTVEFVYDSASQQFYFLEVNTRLQVEHGVTEQVWGVDLVQWMIELAAGNLPPLSVLATTLNPQGHAVQARIYAEDPGRQFQPSPGLLTEVHFPAADGKNLRIDRWVEAGCEVAPFFDPMLAKVIAWHPTREKAIAALAQALTETRLYGVETNRLYLLQILAFAPFTAGEPWTRCLEQLGYQAATVEVLSAGTQTSVQDYPGRLGYWAVGVPPSGPMDARALRLGNRLLGNEEGDAALEITLNGPTLKFNTEIQAVVCGAPLSVTLDGAEQVMDAVFTIPAGATLKLGVMRGAGVRSYLCLSGGIQVPDYLGSKSTFTLGQFGGHAGRALRSGDVLHLAPRATNTAATQLPAALRTDLATIRTLRVIYGPHGAPEFFAPDYIATFFATEWEVHFNSSRTGVRLIGPKPIWTRDSGGEAGLHPSNIHDNPYAIGAVDFTGDMPVILGPDGPSLGGFVCPVTVIEADLWQLGQLKAGDKVQFVPVDIPTARRLAEGRRIELTTLQSQDILWEPAPLMSPIIMTCGEADKRLVARLSGDTHLLLEAGEPELDLVLRFRIHALMQALEAQTRHGIIDITPGIRSLQIHFQPETLTPHVLLAWVRGEWETVCMSDDLQVPTRVVHLPLSWDDPACQKAIEKYMTTVRPDAPWCPSNLEFIRRINDLPDEQAVWNTVFEARYLVMGLGDVYLGAPVATPLDPRHRLVTTKYNPARTWTAENSVGIGGAYLCIYGMEGPGGYQFVGRTLQMWNRYHEVADFGGKPWLLRFFDQIRFYPVSAEELLQIRRDFPLGRYPLRIEHSTLRLAAYQDFLTREAESIGEFREHQQSAFNAERDRWIASGQAHFDSQENVADEGGDAPLQPGEQGVESPVSGNLWQVQATAGSRVQEGDILVVLESMKMEIPLLAPCSGIIQQVSVQPGSAVRAGQRVAVIVEDNA is encoded by the coding sequence ATGTTTGATACCTTACTGATTGCTAATCGCGGTGCTATCGCCTGTCGCATCCTGCGCACGCTGCGTGCCATGCAGGTGAAAGGGGTCGCCGTTTACTCCGAAGCCGATCTGAGCAGTTTACATATCCGCGAGGCGGATGACGCGCTGAGCCTGGGCGAAGGCCCGGCCGCACAAACTTATCTGGTAACGGAAAAAATCATCGCCGCCGCGCTGCAGAGCGGGGCGAAAGCGATCCATCCCGGCTACGGTTTTCTTTCGGAAAATGCCGCCTTTGCGGAAGCGTGCGAGGCTGCGGGACTGATTTTTGTCGGTCCCACGCCGCAGCAGTTAAGGACCTTTGGCCTGAAACATACGGCCCGCGCGCTGGCGAAGGCCGAAGAAGTGCCATTGCTGGAGGGCAGTGAGCTGCTGGCGGATGTCAGCGAAGCCTGCCGCGCCGCAGAGCGTGTCGGCTATCCGGTCATGCTGAAAAGCACGGCGGGCGGTGGTGGTATTGGGATGCGCGTCTGTGGTGATGCAAATGAACTGTCCGACGCGTTTGAAACCGTACAGCGACTCGGCCAGAACAACTTCAGCGACGCCGGGGTGTTTCTCGAAAAATATATCGAACGTGCCCGTCATCTCGAAGTGCAGATTTTTGGTGACGGAAAGGGCGAGGTTATCGCGCTGGGCGTGCGCGACTGCTCGATTCAGCGACGTAATCAGAAAGTGATCGAAGAGACGCCTGCGCCGAATCTGCCAGCTGGTATGGCGGAGGCTTTATGCGCGGCGGCTATCGCGCTGGGAAAAGCGGTGAACTATCGCAGCGCCGGAACGGTTGAATTTGTTTACGACAGCGCATCACAGCAGTTCTATTTCCTTGAAGTGAATACCCGCCTGCAGGTTGAACATGGTGTGACAGAGCAGGTGTGGGGCGTGGATCTGGTGCAGTGGATGATTGAGCTGGCGGCAGGCAATCTTCCGCCGCTAAGCGTATTAGCCACCACGCTGAATCCACAGGGCCATGCCGTGCAGGCGCGCATCTACGCGGAAGATCCGGGACGGCAGTTCCAGCCGTCACCCGGACTGTTAACTGAAGTCCATTTCCCGGCGGCCGACGGTAAAAACCTGCGCATCGACCGCTGGGTGGAGGCCGGATGCGAAGTCGCGCCATTTTTTGATCCAATGCTGGCCAAAGTGATTGCCTGGCATCCCACACGCGAAAAAGCTATCGCCGCACTGGCACAGGCACTGACGGAAACCCGCCTCTATGGCGTTGAAACCAACCGCCTCTATCTGTTGCAGATCTTAGCCTTTGCGCCTTTTACCGCTGGCGAACCCTGGACACGCTGCCTGGAGCAGCTCGGCTATCAGGCTGCAACGGTTGAGGTATTGAGTGCCGGCACCCAGACCAGCGTGCAGGATTATCCCGGACGACTGGGATACTGGGCGGTGGGCGTGCCGCCGTCGGGGCCGATGGACGCTCGCGCACTGCGTCTGGGCAACCGTCTGCTGGGCAATGAGGAGGGTGACGCCGCGCTGGAAATCACCCTGAATGGACCCACCCTGAAATTTAACACGGAGATTCAGGCGGTGGTCTGCGGTGCACCGCTCAGTGTCACGCTCGACGGCGCTGAACAGGTAATGGACGCCGTATTTACTATCCCGGCGGGCGCCACACTGAAGCTGGGCGTGATGCGTGGTGCAGGCGTCAGAAGTTATCTCTGCCTGAGCGGTGGTATTCAGGTGCCGGACTATTTAGGCAGTAAAAGTACCTTTACGCTCGGTCAGTTTGGCGGACACGCTGGTCGTGCGCTGCGCAGCGGTGACGTGCTGCATCTCGCGCCGCGGGCTACGAACACAGCCGCAACGCAACTGCCCGCGGCGCTGCGCACAGACCTCGCCACAATCCGCACGCTGCGTGTGATTTATGGTCCCCACGGTGCGCCAGAATTCTTTGCGCCGGACTATATTGCGACGTTCTTTGCCACAGAATGGGAAGTGCACTTTAACTCCAGCCGAACCGGCGTGCGCCTGATTGGGCCAAAGCCGATCTGGACACGCGACAGCGGCGGCGAAGCGGGACTGCACCCCTCGAATATTCATGACAATCCTTATGCCATTGGCGCGGTCGACTTTACCGGTGATATGCCAGTCATTCTGGGACCCGATGGTCCCAGTCTCGGCGGGTTTGTCTGCCCGGTGACGGTCATCGAAGCGGATCTCTGGCAACTGGGCCAGCTGAAAGCCGGTGACAAAGTGCAGTTTGTTCCGGTAGATATCCCGACGGCACGGCGGCTGGCAGAGGGGCGGCGTATTGAGCTGACCACGCTACAGTCACAGGACATTCTCTGGGAGCCTGCGCCACTGATGTCGCCGATAATAATGACCTGCGGTGAAGCGGATAAACGTCTGGTCGCGCGGCTTTCAGGCGATACGCATCTGCTGCTGGAGGCAGGCGAGCCGGAGCTGGATCTGGTGCTGCGTTTTCGCATTCACGCGTTAATGCAGGCGCTGGAAGCGCAAACACGCCACGGCATTATTGATATCACGCCGGGCATCCGCTCGCTGCAAATCCACTTTCAGCCGGAGACGCTGACGCCACACGTGCTGCTGGCGTGGGTGCGCGGTGAATGGGAAACGGTCTGCATGAGTGACGACCTTCAGGTCCCCACACGCGTAGTCCATCTGCCGCTCTCCTGGGACGATCCCGCCTGTCAGAAGGCGATCGAAAAGTATATGACCACCGTGCGTCCGGACGCGCCCTGGTGCCCGAGTAATCTTGAGTTTATTCGCCGGATAAACGACCTGCCAGATGAGCAGGCCGTCTGGAACACCGTGTTTGAGGCCCGTTATCTGGTCATGGGGCTGGGCGATGTTTATCTTGGCGCACCGGTTGCCACACCGCTGGATCCCCGTCATCGGCTGGTAACGACGAAATATAACCCAGCCCGCACCTGGACGGCGGAAAACTCAGTTGGCATCGGCGGCGCTTATCTATGTATTTATGGCATGGAGGGGCCGGGCGGCTATCAGTTTGTGGGCCGCACGCTGCAGATGTGGAACCGATATCACGAAGTCGCCGATTTTGGCGGAAAACCCTGGCTGCTGCGCTTTTTCGATCAGATCCGTTTTTATCCGGTCTCTGCTGAGGAACTGCTGCAGATTCGTCGCGACTTTCCACTGGGTCGCTATCCGCTGCGCATTGAGCACAGCACGCTGAGGCTGGCGGCGTATCAGGATTTCCTTACGCGTGAAGCGGAAAGTATTGGCGAGTTTCGTGAGCATCAGCAAAGCGCATTCAATGCTGAACGTGACCGCTGGATAGCCAGCGGCCAGGCCCATTTCGACAGTCAGGAAAACGTAGCGGATGAAGGCGGTGACGCACCGCTGCAACCGGGCGAGCAGGGGGTTGAAAGTCCGGTATCCGGCAATCTCTGGCAGGTGCAGGCGACTGCGGGCAGCCGGGTGCAGGAAGGCGATATCCTGGTGGTGCTGGAGTCGATGAAGATGGAGATCCCGCTTCTGGCTCCGTGCAGCGGCATAATTCAGCAGGTCAGCGTCCAGCCAGGCAGCGCAGTGCGTGCAGGACAACGCGTGGCGGTAATCGTTGAAGACAATGCGTAA
- a CDS encoding LysR substrate-binding domain-containing protein: MPAQLPRLPKISVIQSFKVAAELGSLAKAAAQLALTPAAVSQQIRQLEEQLGSALFLRTQSGVMLTETGKEYLRYVTEAFDILHLGQQNIRHAASAPKLTVYTLPALASKWLLPKLASWRDHCPNIDLSLHGTHSQVDFTAMHADFVICFGEDRYPQSDKLKLFHDDVLPVASPALLHRFTPETILSQAPLIHLDWGNEGRFLPDWRSWFQAKGMDEPLPQPAFSFNLTSLAIDAAVAGAGVLLGQRRLIAAELARGDLVVVDDLCLPLSKPYYLVWPQRTLSQPGSEAMIGWLKELGARC, encoded by the coding sequence ATGCCTGCCCAATTGCCAAGGTTGCCCAAAATCAGCGTCATTCAGTCCTTTAAAGTGGCCGCCGAACTGGGCAGCCTGGCAAAAGCCGCCGCCCAGCTGGCTTTAACCCCGGCGGCGGTCAGTCAGCAGATTCGCCAGCTGGAAGAGCAACTTGGCAGCGCGCTGTTTCTGCGCACGCAGAGCGGCGTGATGCTGACTGAAACCGGCAAAGAGTATCTGCGCTATGTCACCGAAGCCTTTGATATTTTGCACCTGGGTCAGCAAAACATCCGCCATGCGGCCAGCGCGCCAAAACTCACGGTTTACACATTACCGGCGCTGGCGTCCAAATGGCTGTTGCCCAAACTGGCGAGCTGGCGCGACCATTGCCCGAATATCGATCTCTCGTTACACGGTACGCATTCTCAGGTCGATTTCACCGCGATGCACGCCGATTTTGTGATCTGCTTTGGTGAGGATCGTTACCCGCAGTCAGATAAGCTGAAGTTGTTTCATGATGACGTGCTGCCGGTGGCCAGCCCTGCTCTGTTACATCGTTTTACGCCGGAAACGATCTTAAGCCAGGCGCCTCTGATCCACCTCGACTGGGGCAATGAAGGCCGTTTTCTGCCTGACTGGCGAAGCTGGTTTCAGGCAAAAGGCATGGATGAACCGCTGCCGCAGCCCGCGTTCAGCTTCAATCTGACCTCGCTGGCGATTGATGCGGCTGTCGCGGGAGCTGGTGTGCTGCTGGGGCAGCGACGCCTTATTGCGGCGGAACTGGCGCGGGGCGATCTGGTGGTAGTGGATGATCTTTGCCTGCCGCTGAGCAAACCCTATTACCTTGTCTGGCCGCAACGCACGCTGAGTCAGCCTGGCAGTGAGGCGATGATCGGCTGGTTAAAAGAACTGGGCGCGCGGTGCTGA
- a CDS encoding HalD/BesD family halogenase, which translates to MSESLVRLDLHPLTDQGWRQRCREQLNHSGALVLRQFLQPHALEAMIEEGNARRHLAYHTRSKHNVYLMKPDEAFSADHPRNRDVLSTKGCITDDVIAADSPLRQLYNDDLFKRFLCDVLGEEALYPYADQLSSINLHYAPHGQELGWHFDNSSFAITLLVQKPLAGGVFQYVKDLRDADAGDMNFAGVDAVLEERQTVDALEIDAGDLVLFRGRNSLHRVTPTEGEVTRMLAVLAYNTQPGIALSETARMTFYGRL; encoded by the coding sequence ATGTCTGAATCCCTTGTTCGTCTTGATCTTCATCCGCTGACCGACCAGGGCTGGCGTCAGCGCTGTCGTGAGCAGTTAAACCACTCCGGCGCGCTGGTACTGCGTCAGTTTTTACAACCACACGCTTTAGAGGCGATGATCGAAGAGGGCAATGCCCGGCGTCATCTGGCCTATCACACCCGTAGTAAACACAATGTCTATCTGATGAAGCCGGATGAGGCGTTCAGTGCGGATCATCCGCGTAATCGGGATGTGCTCAGCACCAAAGGCTGTATCACGGATGATGTTATCGCTGCCGACTCGCCACTGCGCCAGCTTTATAACGATGACCTGTTTAAACGTTTCCTGTGCGATGTGCTGGGAGAGGAAGCGCTCTATCCCTACGCCGATCAGCTTTCGTCGATTAACCTGCACTATGCGCCTCACGGTCAGGAGCTGGGCTGGCACTTCGACAACTCCTCCTTTGCTATCACCTTACTGGTCCAGAAACCGCTGGCGGGCGGCGTGTTTCAGTATGTGAAAGATCTGCGGGATGCCGATGCCGGTGATATGAACTTTGCCGGTGTCGACGCAGTGCTGGAAGAACGTCAGACCGTTGACGCGCTGGAGATAGATGCCGGGGATCTGGTGCTGTTTCGTGGCCGTAATTCCCTGCACCGCGTGACCCCAACTGAAGGCGAGGTCACCCGTATGCTGGCCGTGCTGGCTTACAATACGCAGCCGGGTATTGCGTTGTCAGAAACCGCGCGTATGACCTTTTACGGCAGACTATGA
- a CDS encoding helix-turn-helix domain-containing protein, with protein MLSVPFPVITLLSLLLLMATIFSGKQRNNGTLRFLSACIVLISINTIRWEYDSEILRNVQSVLAMLLPAIAWHSFVPLSGERRKHDLLILLVPATVSLVIRLVWAPATDFILSLLFFIYGFALLRKAVISGKPIRLNTLGAIAQHHTLTFFAGGFLCLSALTDLLIATDFGISGGKHATSIILITQLALLPIVGTIIFGFLNSSQRFEPVIGQKTDKIDDQAPAADMTELYMMLEKQVLETELYLNPDLTLALLARKTGIPARNFSAAVNSVKQCNVSQWINGFRVERAKELLLNTSLPVTHIMLECGFMTKSNFNREFQRLSGLSPSLFRQQARDNSVQNPEKV; from the coding sequence ATGCTCTCAGTGCCTTTTCCTGTCATTACACTTCTTTCTCTGCTGTTGCTGATGGCAACAATCTTTTCCGGAAAACAACGTAACAACGGCACGCTGCGTTTTCTTTCTGCCTGCATCGTTCTTATTTCGATTAATACGATCCGCTGGGAGTATGATTCTGAGATTTTGAGAAATGTGCAGAGTGTGTTGGCAATGCTTTTACCTGCCATTGCATGGCACAGTTTCGTCCCGCTAAGCGGAGAAAGACGTAAACATGACTTACTGATTTTGCTTGTACCCGCAACAGTATCGCTAGTGATCAGGCTGGTATGGGCACCTGCTACTGACTTCATCCTCAGTCTTCTTTTTTTCATCTATGGATTCGCCCTGCTAAGAAAAGCAGTGATTAGTGGAAAACCTATAAGGCTCAATACTCTGGGCGCAATAGCTCAGCATCATACGTTGACTTTTTTCGCAGGCGGCTTTCTGTGTCTCTCCGCGCTGACAGACCTTCTCATTGCAACTGACTTTGGTATCAGCGGTGGAAAACATGCCACTTCGATCATCCTCATCACTCAGCTTGCGCTCTTGCCCATTGTCGGCACGATTATTTTCGGCTTTTTAAACTCATCCCAGCGCTTTGAACCTGTTATCGGGCAAAAAACAGACAAGATCGATGATCAAGCTCCAGCGGCAGATATGACTGAGTTATATATGATGCTCGAAAAACAGGTCCTTGAAACAGAGCTCTACCTGAATCCCGATTTGACGCTTGCTCTACTGGCAAGGAAAACCGGCATACCCGCCCGTAATTTCTCTGCAGCCGTTAACTCAGTTAAACAGTGTAATGTATCGCAGTGGATCAATGGTTTCAGGGTTGAACGGGCAAAAGAGCTACTGCTTAACACTTCTTTGCCCGTTACTCATATCATGCTGGAGTGCGGATTCATGACTAAGTCTAATTTCAATCGTGAATTCCAGCGCCTTTCAGGCCTCTCCCCTAGTCTATTTCGTCAGCAGGCGCGTGATAACTCAGTGCAGAATCCAGAAAAAGTGTGA